The following coding sequences lie in one Streptomyces venezuelae genomic window:
- a CDS encoding ROK family transcriptional regulator, producing MPVSPASPSTARAINDRLALGLLQSEGPLTANQLKQLTGLSRPSVADLVERLQGSGLITVVGEAGARRRGPNARLYGIVADRAHLAALDVRTESVSVVVTDLLGAVLAEASAPMGGSTDTGPALERALALVERTAAEGGVQRLHTVGIGAPGLIDPATGDLHDTSSLPAWHRRLAGALHERLGARVLVENETNLAARAERRDGAAHDRDTFVLLWLGDGVGAAVVLDGVLRRGASGGTGEIGFLPVPGTSTLPSATSCEGGFHSLACAAALRELGAEHGILEPGMSGADVVRRAVETGEDAFLDAVADRVAVGAAAMVAILDPGCVVLGGEVGRAGGAELAARVTDRVTAMSPLRTEVRAGTLGGAAVLRGALLAARDAAQDELFGPRAGH from the coding sequence ATGCCTGTGTCGCCCGCCTCACCGAGTACCGCCCGAGCCATCAACGACCGGCTCGCGCTGGGGCTCCTGCAGAGCGAAGGGCCGCTCACCGCGAACCAGTTGAAGCAGCTCACGGGGTTGTCGCGGCCCTCGGTCGCCGATCTCGTCGAGCGGCTGCAGGGCTCCGGGCTCATCACGGTCGTCGGCGAGGCGGGTGCCCGGCGGCGCGGCCCGAATGCCCGTCTGTACGGCATAGTCGCCGACCGCGCCCACCTCGCCGCGCTCGACGTGCGCACCGAAAGCGTCTCCGTCGTCGTCACCGACCTGCTCGGCGCGGTGCTCGCCGAGGCGTCCGCGCCCATGGGCGGCAGTACGGACACCGGACCCGCCCTCGAACGCGCCCTCGCCCTCGTCGAGCGCACCGCCGCGGAGGGCGGTGTCCAGCGCCTGCACACCGTCGGTATCGGAGCCCCGGGCCTCATCGACCCGGCCACCGGCGACCTGCACGACACGTCCTCGCTGCCCGCCTGGCACCGCCGCCTCGCGGGCGCCCTCCACGAGCGGCTCGGCGCCCGCGTCCTCGTGGAGAACGAGACCAACCTCGCGGCCCGCGCCGAACGCAGGGACGGCGCCGCGCACGACCGGGACACGTTCGTGCTGCTCTGGCTCGGCGACGGCGTCGGCGCCGCCGTCGTGCTCGACGGCGTGCTGCGCAGGGGAGCCTCGGGCGGCACCGGCGAGATCGGCTTCCTGCCGGTGCCGGGCACGAGCACGCTGCCTTCGGCCACCAGCTGCGAGGGCGGCTTCCACTCGCTGGCCTGCGCGGCGGCCCTGCGTGAACTCGGCGCGGAGCACGGCATCCTGGAGCCCGGCATGTCCGGCGCCGACGTGGTGCGGCGCGCCGTCGAGACCGGCGAGGACGCCTTCCTGGACGCCGTCGCCGACCGGGTGGCCGTCGGCGCGGCGGCGATGGTCGCGATCCTCGACCCGGGCTGTGTGGTCCTCGGCGGCGAGGTGGGCCGCGCGGGCGGCGCCGAACTCGCCGCCCGCGTCACGGACCGCGTCACGGCCATGTCGCCCCTGCGCACGGAGGTGCGGGCCGGCACGCTGGGCGGGGCCGCGGTGCTGCGCGGGGCGCTGCTCGCGGCGCGGGACGCGGCCCAGGACGAGCTGTTCGGACCACGCGCGGGTCACTGA
- a CDS encoding MFS transporter, which yields MSEVVYDKQRLKRARLAVAAVFCVHGAVAGSFATRVPWIQDHADVSAGMLGLALAFPAIGASVAMPLASRISHRFGARNALRGLLVMWTLALILPALAPNLLTLCLALFVYGATSGMSDVTMNAIGVETEARMRKSIMSGLHGMWSVGALIGSAAGTVAAHLGSDARLHHVLASATLTVLGLLACQGVLDLQPEPEEEAPPRFSLPPKSALLIGAVGFCAVFAEGASLDWSAVYLRDVLDTSAAVAAASTTGFTLTMAVARLAGDKVVDRFGAVRTVRAGGVLAAAGGLLVVLATHPVMAMGGFALLGLGIAVVVPLAFAAAGHSGPNPSQAIAGVATITYTSSLIAPSAIGALAEATSLVASFGLVTLLACGLTVFAGVLRTGGRKAAQGAPADTAAHGPRS from the coding sequence ATGAGTGAAGTGGTCTACGACAAACAGCGGTTGAAGCGGGCGCGGCTCGCCGTCGCGGCCGTCTTCTGCGTGCACGGCGCGGTCGCCGGGTCCTTCGCGACCCGGGTGCCCTGGATCCAGGACCACGCGGACGTCAGCGCGGGCATGCTCGGCCTGGCACTCGCCTTCCCCGCGATCGGCGCGTCCGTCGCCATGCCGCTCGCGAGCCGCATCAGCCACCGCTTCGGGGCCCGCAACGCCCTGCGCGGGCTCCTCGTGATGTGGACGCTCGCGCTGATCCTGCCGGCGCTCGCGCCGAACCTGCTCACGCTCTGCCTGGCACTCTTCGTCTACGGCGCGACCTCCGGCATGTCCGACGTGACGATGAACGCGATCGGCGTCGAGACCGAGGCCCGCATGCGGAAGTCGATCATGTCGGGCCTGCACGGCATGTGGAGCGTCGGCGCCCTGATCGGCTCCGCGGCGGGCACGGTCGCCGCCCACCTCGGCTCGGACGCCCGCCTCCACCACGTGCTGGCCTCCGCCACCCTGACCGTGCTCGGCCTCCTCGCCTGCCAGGGCGTCCTAGACCTGCAACCGGAACCCGAGGAGGAGGCCCCGCCCCGGTTCTCGCTGCCGCCCAAGTCGGCGCTGCTCATCGGCGCCGTCGGCTTCTGCGCGGTCTTCGCGGAGGGCGCGAGCCTCGACTGGTCGGCGGTCTACCTGCGGGACGTCCTGGACACGTCGGCCGCTGTCGCCGCCGCCTCCACCACGGGCTTCACGCTCACCATGGCCGTCGCACGGCTCGCGGGCGACAAGGTGGTCGACCGGTTCGGGGCGGTGCGCACGGTGCGGGCCGGTGGCGTCCTCGCGGCGGCCGGCGGCCTCCTCGTGGTCCTCGCCACGCATCCCGTGATGGCCATGGGCGGGTTCGCGCTGCTGGGCCTCGGCATCGCGGTCGTGGTGCCGCTCGCCTTCGCCGCGGCCGGGCACAGCGGCCCCAACCCCAGCCAGGCCATCGCGGGCGTCGCCACCATCACGTACACCTCCAGCCTGATCGCCCCCTCCGCGATCGGCGCGCTCGCCGAGGCCACGAGCCTCGTGGCCTCCTTCGGCCTGGTCACCCTGCTCGCCTGCGGCCTCACGGTCTTCGCGGGCGTCCTGCGCACGGGTGGCCGCAAGGCGGCGCAGGGGGCGCCCGCGGACACGGCGGCTCACGGACCGAGGTCCTGA
- a CDS encoding uracil-xanthine permease family protein, translating to MDLGVRWKLHGDGRTPAPGAVVRPDERLSWPRTFGLGAQHVVAMFGASFVAPVLMGLDPNLAIMMSGVATVIFLLATRGRVPSYLGCSLSFVGVAAVIRAQGGSSATVTGAVLVVGAALFLVGLAVQKFGARIIHAAMPPIVTGAVVMLIGFNLAPVTASTYWPQDQWTALLVMLFTGLAVVCLRGFWSRIAIFLGLIFGYGISWVFDQVFGKIHSADASGKVVDHWRLDLSAVGDADWIGLPSFHAPSFEWSAILVALPVVIALIAENAGHVKAVGEMTGDNLDDKLGTAISADGAASVLSTAVGGPPNTTYSENIGVMAATRVYSTAAYWAAACFALLFGLCPKFGAVVAAIPGGVLGGITVILYGMIGLLGAQIWINAKVDLRNPLNLVPAAAGIIIGVGGVSLKFTDNFQLSGIALGTIVVITGYHVLRAFAPAHLKSQEPLLDSGTSTYDEEGREDRERRG from the coding sequence ATGGATCTCGGCGTGCGCTGGAAGCTGCACGGCGACGGGCGCACCCCCGCGCCCGGAGCCGTCGTCCGTCCCGACGAGCGGCTCTCCTGGCCGCGCACCTTCGGGCTCGGCGCGCAGCACGTGGTCGCGATGTTCGGCGCGTCGTTCGTGGCCCCCGTGCTCATGGGCCTCGACCCGAACCTCGCGATCATGATGTCGGGTGTCGCCACCGTCATCTTCCTGCTCGCCACGCGCGGCCGGGTGCCCAGCTATCTGGGCTGTTCGCTCTCCTTCGTCGGCGTCGCCGCGGTCATCCGCGCGCAGGGCGGCTCCAGCGCGACGGTGACCGGTGCGGTCCTCGTCGTCGGCGCCGCGCTGTTCCTGGTGGGCCTGGCCGTGCAGAAGTTCGGCGCGCGGATCATCCACGCCGCGATGCCGCCGATCGTGACCGGCGCGGTCGTCATGCTGATCGGCTTCAACCTGGCGCCGGTGACGGCGTCGACGTACTGGCCGCAGGACCAGTGGACGGCGCTCCTGGTGATGCTGTTCACCGGCCTCGCCGTGGTGTGCCTGCGCGGCTTCTGGTCGCGCATCGCGATCTTCCTGGGCCTGATCTTCGGGTACGGCATCTCGTGGGTCTTCGACCAGGTCTTCGGCAAGATCCACTCGGCGGACGCCTCGGGCAAAGTCGTCGACCACTGGCGCCTCGACCTGTCCGCCGTGGGCGACGCCGACTGGATCGGCCTGCCCTCCTTCCACGCGCCGAGCTTCGAGTGGTCCGCGATCCTCGTGGCGCTGCCCGTCGTCATCGCGCTGATCGCCGAGAACGCGGGCCATGTGAAGGCCGTCGGCGAGATGACCGGCGACAACCTCGACGACAAGCTCGGCACGGCGATCTCCGCCGACGGCGCCGCGTCCGTGCTCTCCACCGCGGTCGGCGGCCCGCCCAACACCACGTACTCCGAGAACATCGGCGTGATGGCGGCGACCCGCGTCTACTCCACGGCCGCGTACTGGGCGGCGGCCTGCTTCGCCCTGCTCTTCGGCCTCTGCCCCAAGTTCGGCGCGGTCGTGGCCGCGATCCCCGGCGGCGTGCTCGGCGGCATCACCGTCATCCTGTACGGCATGATCGGCCTGCTCGGCGCCCAGATCTGGATCAACGCCAAGGTCGACCTGCGCAATCCGCTGAACCTCGTGCCGGCCGCCGCGGGCATCATCATCGGCGTCGGCGGCGTCTCCCTGAAGTTCACCGACAACTTCCAGCTGAGCGGGATCGCGCTCGGCACGATCGTCGTCATCACGGGCTACCACGTGCTGCGCGCCTTCGCGCCCGCCCACCTCAAGTCCCAGGAGCCGCTCCTGGATTCGGGCACGTCGACGTACGACGAAGAGGGCCGCGAGGACCGCGAGCGCCGCGGCTGA
- a CDS encoding Cmx/CmrA family chloramphenicol efflux MFS transporter, producing the protein MPFALYLLGLAVFAQGTSEFMLSGLIPDIARDLSVSVPAAGHLTSAFAVGMIVGAPLMALLSRRFSRRGALLVFLVTFLLVHVVGALTTSFAVLLVTRVVGALANAGFLAVALVTATGMVGPDAKGRATSALLGGVTVACVAGVPAGALLGEAWGWRSAFWAVALLSLPAVLAIARAVPAGAPETGKTSVLGELRALRGPRLLVTLLLGALVNGATFCTFTYLSPVVTHVTGLGSGWVPAMLALFGVGSFVGVTVAGRVADVSPLPVLIFGSLALLAGWVLFAVTAAHPVAVVVLVLVQGALSFGVGSTLIARALYAAADAPHLAGGFATAAFNVGAALGPWLGGLAISADLGYRSPLWLSATLVATALLVGGTAAGLDGRRPPRAPAGGAAAEPNGSLGRS; encoded by the coding sequence GTGCCCTTTGCCCTGTATCTCCTCGGGCTCGCCGTTTTCGCGCAAGGAACCTCGGAGTTCATGCTGTCGGGGCTGATCCCCGACATCGCGCGCGACCTGTCCGTCTCCGTTCCGGCCGCGGGCCATCTGACCTCGGCGTTCGCCGTGGGAATGATCGTCGGTGCGCCGCTCATGGCCCTCCTGAGCCGCCGCTTCTCCCGCCGCGGCGCGCTCCTGGTCTTCCTCGTCACCTTCCTGCTCGTCCATGTCGTCGGCGCGCTGACGACGAGCTTCGCCGTGCTGCTCGTGACCCGCGTCGTGGGCGCCCTCGCCAACGCCGGGTTCCTCGCCGTCGCGCTGGTCACCGCCACGGGCATGGTCGGTCCCGACGCCAAGGGGCGCGCCACGTCGGCGCTGCTCGGCGGCGTGACCGTTGCCTGTGTGGCGGGCGTGCCCGCGGGCGCGCTGCTCGGCGAGGCGTGGGGCTGGCGCTCGGCGTTCTGGGCGGTGGCCCTGCTCTCGCTGCCCGCCGTGCTCGCCATCGCGCGGGCGGTACCGGCGGGGGCACCCGAGACCGGGAAAACCAGTGTGCTCGGGGAGCTGCGCGCGCTGCGCGGCCCGCGACTCCTGGTGACACTGCTGCTCGGCGCGCTGGTCAACGGCGCGACGTTCTGCACGTTCACCTACCTCTCCCCCGTCGTCACCCACGTCACCGGTCTCGGCTCGGGCTGGGTGCCCGCGATGCTCGCGCTGTTCGGCGTCGGCTCCTTCGTGGGCGTCACGGTGGCCGGACGCGTCGCAGACGTAAGCCCTCTGCCCGTCCTCATCTTCGGCTCGCTCGCGCTGCTCGCCGGATGGGTCCTGTTCGCCGTGACGGCGGCGCACCCGGTGGCGGTGGTCGTGCTGGTCCTCGTCCAGGGCGCACTGTCGTTCGGGGTCGGCTCCACGCTGATCGCGCGGGCACTGTACGCGGCGGCCGACGCGCCCCACCTGGCGGGCGGGTTCGCGACGGCCGCGTTCAACGTGGGCGCGGCCCTCGGCCCATGGCTCGGCGGCCTCGCGATCTCCGCGGATCTCGGCTACCGCTCACCGCTCTGGCTCAGCGCGACGCTGGTGGCGACGGCGCTGCTCGTCGGAGGCACGGCGGCCGGGCTCGACGGACGGCGCCCGCCCCGGGCCCCGGCCGGGGGTGCGGCGGCGGAACCGAACGGGTCCCTGGGCCGCTCGTAG
- a CDS encoding DUF5995 family protein, translating to MAQVERFAEFRAPARGADDVDGVLARMRALGADWPPRDGVAVFNRVYLTVTEEVARHLGGGAFPDVHAASTLAVRFAGRYLAAVDAAADGRRPPACWRPLFQYRRHPGVHPLQFALAGINAHIGHDLALAVVDSCRALGCEPADLEDEFDRVGDSLVSLEERIREELMPGPDLLQVADPLTHLAGSWSLERARDGAWASGRALWALRELPCVAEEFGERLDGAVGLVGRILLTPLPD from the coding sequence ATGGCGCAGGTGGAGCGTTTCGCAGAGTTCAGGGCCCCGGCCCGCGGGGCCGACGACGTCGACGGCGTGCTGGCGCGGATGCGGGCGCTCGGCGCCGACTGGCCGCCGCGCGACGGGGTCGCCGTCTTCAACCGTGTCTACCTCACGGTGACCGAGGAGGTCGCCCGGCACCTCGGCGGGGGCGCGTTCCCCGACGTACACGCGGCGTCGACCCTGGCCGTCCGCTTCGCCGGGCGGTACCTCGCGGCCGTCGACGCGGCGGCCGATGGTCGCCGCCCGCCCGCCTGCTGGCGCCCCCTGTTCCAGTACCGGCGCCACCCCGGCGTCCACCCCCTGCAGTTCGCACTCGCGGGCATCAACGCACACATCGGGCACGACCTCGCGCTCGCCGTCGTGGACAGCTGCCGTGCGCTCGGGTGCGAACCGGCCGATCTGGAGGACGAGTTCGACCGCGTGGGCGACTCACTCGTCTCCCTGGAGGAGCGCATCCGCGAGGAGCTGATGCCCGGCCCCGACCTCCTCCAGGTCGCCGACCCGCTGACGCACCTCGCCGGTTCCTGGAGCCTGGAGCGGGCCAGGGACGGCGCCTGGGCGTCGGGGCGGGCCCTGTGGGCGCTGCGGGAACTTCCGTGCGTGGCGGAGGAGTTCGGGGAACGGCTCGACGGGGCGGTGGGTCTGGTGGGCCGAATCCTGCTCACGCCGCTGCCGGACTGA
- a CDS encoding LLM class F420-dependent oxidoreductase, protein MATPLGLGLPQGSQYAIGRDVPAVARAAEDMGYESLWVYERILYPEPATEGLYGIPGRPWPDTYRSVADPLVTLTLAAAATQRARLGTSVLVAPLHIPFQLARSLASLDAASGGRVVAGFGTGWSRDEYAAASVAPYERRGRVLDELLDVCHAVWGPDPVAYEGELTTITSSVVRPKPARPIPILLPANSPRALRRLVDRADGWMPVAAGAEALAEQAQSLKELAAERGRTRPVRTVLRANTRYTPKPYEGARRAPFQGNVAQIVEDLEAHAATGAVDEILIELAGSTRDAEELKDVAAEMYGAARAAGV, encoded by the coding sequence ATGGCGACCCCTCTCGGACTCGGCCTTCCGCAGGGCAGTCAGTACGCGATCGGACGCGACGTCCCCGCGGTGGCACGGGCCGCCGAGGACATGGGATACGAAAGCCTGTGGGTCTACGAGCGCATCCTCTACCCGGAGCCCGCCACGGAGGGCCTGTACGGGATCCCGGGCCGCCCCTGGCCCGACACGTACCGCTCGGTCGCCGACCCCCTGGTCACCCTGACGCTGGCCGCCGCGGCCACGCAACGGGCGCGCCTCGGCACCAGCGTGCTGGTCGCCCCGCTCCACATCCCCTTCCAACTGGCCCGCTCACTGGCCTCGTTGGATGCGGCGAGCGGCGGCCGGGTCGTCGCGGGCTTCGGCACGGGCTGGTCCCGCGACGAGTACGCGGCCGCTTCCGTCGCACCCTACGAGCGGCGCGGCAGGGTCCTGGACGAGCTCCTGGACGTCTGCCACGCGGTGTGGGGCCCCGACCCGGTGGCGTACGAGGGCGAGCTGACCACCATCACGTCGTCCGTCGTGCGCCCCAAGCCCGCCCGGCCGATCCCGATCCTGCTGCCCGCCAACAGCCCCCGCGCCCTGCGCAGGCTGGTGGACCGCGCGGACGGCTGGATGCCGGTCGCCGCGGGCGCCGAAGCGCTCGCCGAACAGGCCCAGTCCCTGAAGGAACTGGCCGCCGAGCGCGGACGAACCCGCCCGGTCCGGACCGTCCTGCGGGCCAACACCCGCTACACCCCCAAGCCGTACGAGGGCGCCCGCCGCGCCCCCTTCCAGGGCAACGTCGCCCAGATCGTCGAAGACCTGGAAGCACACGCTGCCACAGGCGCGGTGGACGAGATCCTCATCGAACTGGCGGGCAGCACAAGGGACGCGGAGGAGCTGAAGGACGTGGCGGCGGAAATGTACGGGGCGGCGCGGGCGGCGGGGGTATAG
- a CDS encoding flavin monoamine oxidase family protein, producing MTSTVPTAIQHTDAQPPITMFGPDFPYAYDDFLAHPAGLGQIPATEHGTEVAVIGGGLSGIIAAYELMKMGLKPVVYEADQIGGRLRTVGFEGCDADLTAEMGAMRFPPSSTALQHYIDLVGLKTSAFPNPLAESTPSTVVDLKGESHYAETVEDLPQVYRDVAKAWNDCLEEGADFSDMNRALRERDVPKIREIWSKLVEKLDNQTFYGFLCESEAFKSFRHREIFGQVGFGTGGWDTDFPNSILEILRVVYTEADDHHRGIVGGSQQLPLRLWDREPQKIVHWEPGTSLSSLHEGGAPKPAVTRLNRTAGNRVTVTDASGDIRTYRAAIFTAQSWLLLSKIECDDSLFPIDHWTAMERTHYMESSKLFVPVDRPFWLDKDEETGRDVMSMTLTDRMTRGTYLLDDGPDKPAVICLSYTWCDDSLKWLPLSANERMEVMLKSLGEIYPKVDIRKHIIGNPVTVSWENEPYFMGAFKANLPGHYRYQRRLFTHFMQESLPEDKRGIFLAGDDISWTAGWAEGAVQTALNAVWGVMHHFGGATDATNPGPGDVYEEIAPVELPED from the coding sequence ATGACGTCCACTGTGCCCACGGCCATCCAGCACACCGACGCCCAGCCGCCGATCACCATGTTCGGTCCGGACTTCCCGTACGCCTACGACGACTTCCTCGCCCACCCCGCGGGCCTCGGCCAGATACCCGCGACCGAGCACGGCACCGAGGTCGCCGTCATCGGCGGCGGTCTCTCCGGCATCATCGCCGCGTACGAGCTGATGAAGATGGGCCTCAAGCCCGTCGTCTACGAAGCCGACCAGATCGGCGGCCGGCTGCGCACCGTCGGCTTCGAGGGCTGCGACGCCGACCTGACCGCCGAGATGGGTGCGATGCGCTTCCCGCCGTCGTCGACGGCGCTGCAGCACTACATCGACCTCGTGGGCCTGAAGACCAGCGCGTTCCCCAACCCGCTCGCCGAGTCGACCCCCTCCACCGTCGTGGACCTCAAGGGCGAGTCGCACTACGCCGAGACCGTCGAGGACCTGCCGCAGGTCTACCGCGACGTCGCGAAGGCGTGGAACGACTGCCTCGAAGAGGGCGCGGACTTCTCCGACATGAACCGCGCCCTGCGCGAGCGCGACGTGCCGAAGATCCGCGAGATCTGGTCGAAGCTCGTCGAGAAGCTCGACAACCAGACGTTCTACGGCTTCCTCTGCGAATCCGAGGCGTTCAAGTCCTTCCGGCACCGCGAGATCTTCGGCCAGGTCGGCTTCGGCACGGGCGGCTGGGACACCGACTTCCCGAACTCCATCCTGGAGATCCTGCGCGTCGTCTACACCGAGGCCGACGACCACCACCGCGGCATCGTCGGCGGCAGCCAGCAGCTGCCGCTGCGCCTGTGGGATCGCGAGCCGCAGAAGATCGTGCACTGGGAGCCGGGTACGTCCCTGTCCTCGCTGCACGAGGGCGGCGCGCCGAAGCCCGCCGTGACTCGTCTCAACCGCACCGCCGGGAACCGTGTGACGGTCACCGACGCGTCCGGCGACATCCGCACCTACCGGGCCGCGATCTTCACCGCCCAGTCGTGGCTGCTGCTCTCGAAGATCGAGTGCGACGACTCGCTCTTCCCCATCGACCACTGGACGGCGATGGAGCGGACCCACTACATGGAGTCCTCGAAGCTGTTTGTTCCGGTGGACCGGCCGTTCTGGCTCGACAAGGACGAGGAGACCGGCCGTGACGTCATGTCGATGACGCTCACCGACCGGATGACGCGTGGCACCTACCTGCTCGACGACGGGCCCGACAAGCCCGCCGTCATCTGCCTCTCCTACACCTGGTGCGACGACAGCCTGAAGTGGCTGCCGCTGTCGGCGAACGAGCGCATGGAGGTCATGCTCAAGTCGCTGGGCGAGATCTACCCGAAGGTCGACATCCGGAAGCACATCATCGGCAACCCGGTGACCGTGTCCTGGGAGAACGAGCCCTACTTCATGGGCGCGTTCAAGGCGAACCTGCCGGGTCACTACCGCTACCAGCGGCGGCTGTTCACGCACTTCATGCAGGAGTCGCTGCCCGAGGACAAGCGGGGGATCTTCCTCGCGGGCGACGACATCTCGTGGACGGCGGGGTGGGCCGAGGGGGCGGTGCAGACCGCTCTGAACGCGGTGTGGGGCGTCATGCATCACTTCGGCGGGGCGACGGACGCGACGAATCCCGGGCCGGGGGATGTGTACGAGGAGATTGCTCCCGTCGAGCTGCCGGAGGACTAG
- a CDS encoding carbon-nitrogen hydrolase family protein → MRTALLQSSGRPGSVDANLAALDEAAGRAAAAGAGLLIAPELYLTGYAIGDDIARLAEPVDGESAKAVAEIAARHAVGVAYGYPEREGDLVFNSVQLIGPDGARLANYRKTHLFGGFERDSFTPGEQTVVQAELGGVRVGLMICYDVEFPENVRAHALAGTDLLVVPTAQMHPFQFVAESLVPVRAFENQLYVAYVNRVGPEGEFEFVGLSTLVGPDGVSRARAGRGEEIVLGDVDPEFLRASRENNPYLRDRRPGLYASLV, encoded by the coding sequence CTGCGCACCGCCCTGCTCCAGAGCTCCGGGCGGCCCGGATCCGTCGACGCGAACCTCGCGGCGCTCGACGAGGCCGCCGGACGCGCCGCCGCGGCGGGCGCCGGGCTGCTCATCGCGCCCGAGCTGTACCTCACGGGGTACGCGATCGGCGACGACATCGCCCGGCTCGCCGAGCCCGTCGACGGGGAGTCCGCGAAGGCCGTCGCCGAGATCGCGGCCCGCCACGCGGTCGGCGTCGCCTACGGCTACCCGGAGCGCGAGGGCGACCTCGTCTTCAACTCCGTCCAGCTGATCGGCCCGGACGGGGCCCGCCTCGCGAACTACCGCAAGACCCACCTCTTCGGCGGCTTCGAGCGCGACTCCTTCACCCCCGGCGAACAGACCGTCGTCCAGGCCGAGCTCGGCGGCGTCCGCGTCGGCCTGATGATCTGCTACGACGTGGAGTTCCCCGAGAACGTCCGCGCGCACGCCCTCGCGGGTACCGACCTGCTGGTCGTGCCGACCGCGCAGATGCATCCCTTCCAGTTCGTCGCCGAGTCCCTCGTACCGGTGCGCGCCTTCGAGAACCAGCTGTACGTCGCGTACGTCAACCGCGTCGGACCCGAGGGCGAGTTCGAGTTCGTCGGGCTCTCCACGCTGGTCGGCCCCGACGGCGTGTCGCGTGCCCGTGCCGGCCGCGGCGAGGAAATCGTCCTCGGCGACGTCGACCCGGAGTTCCTGAGGGCCTCCCGCGAGAACAACCCGTACCTGCGCGACCGCCGCCCCGGGCTGTACGCGTCCCTCGTCTGA
- a CDS encoding Repetin — translation MGRTTTSRTATTRTTTPHPRAVAVAAALLLTAGATGAAVASADGGTHAVTAAKKAQQREAAALTGSAKMYRKTTEDVTFTFDAHLAARHIKDPSKATGTFHFVHLDRPGGEGGWAKGRIDCLMTGGKVATATGIITESSFKEMKGKRVGFTVDDRGRNDRVGYSWAAYGATQGQPDTLAKCASSAPYEKVRKGTGDFDVVPWKVPYPEPQGS, via the coding sequence ATGGGCCGCACGACCACCAGCCGCACAGCGACCACCCGCACCACCACCCCGCACCCCCGCGCCGTCGCCGTGGCGGCCGCGTTGCTGCTGACCGCGGGGGCGACGGGCGCGGCCGTCGCGTCGGCCGACGGAGGAACGCACGCGGTGACGGCGGCGAAGAAGGCACAGCAGCGCGAGGCCGCCGCCCTCACCGGCTCGGCGAAGATGTACCGCAAGACGACCGAGGACGTGACGTTCACGTTCGACGCGCATCTGGCGGCCAGGCACATCAAGGACCCGTCGAAGGCGACCGGCACCTTCCACTTCGTCCACCTCGACAGGCCGGGCGGCGAGGGAGGCTGGGCGAAGGGCCGTATCGACTGCCTGATGACGGGCGGCAAGGTGGCCACGGCGACCGGCATCATCACCGAGAGCAGCTTCAAGGAGATGAAGGGCAAGCGGGTCGGCTTCACCGTCGACGACCGGGGCCGCAACGACCGCGTCGGATACAGCTGGGCGGCCTACGGAGCCACGCAGGGCCAGCCCGACACCCTCGCCAAGTGCGCGAGCTCGGCCCCGTACGAGAAGGTCAGGAAGGGCACGGGCGACTTCGACGTCGTCCCGTGGAAGGTCCCGTACCCGGAGCCGCAGGGCTCCTAA
- a CDS encoding Lrp/AsnC family transcriptional regulator, producing MRLNDLDERIVHALAEDARRSYADIGQLVGLSAPAVKRRVDRLRATGAITGFTVRVDPAALGWETEGFIEIYCRRNTSPEAIQRGLERYPEIASASTVTGDADAIVQVFAADMRHFERVLERIAGEPFVERTKSVLVLSPLMRRFSSGSPA from the coding sequence GTGCGACTGAACGATCTCGACGAACGCATCGTGCACGCCCTCGCCGAGGACGCCCGCCGCTCCTACGCCGACATCGGCCAGCTGGTCGGACTCTCCGCGCCCGCCGTGAAGCGGCGCGTGGACCGGCTGCGGGCCACCGGAGCCATCACCGGCTTCACGGTCCGCGTGGACCCGGCGGCCCTCGGCTGGGAGACCGAGGGGTTCATCGAGATCTACTGTCGCCGCAACACCTCACCGGAAGCGATCCAGCGAGGCCTGGAGCGCTACCCGGAGATCGCGTCCGCGTCCACCGTCACCGGTGACGCGGACGCGATCGTCCAGGTCTTCGCCGCGGACATGCGGCACTTCGAACGGGTCCTGGAGCGGATCGCGGGGGAGCCGTTCGTGGAGCGGACGAAGTCCGTGCTGGTGCTCTCGCCCCTGATGCGCCGCTTCTCGTCGGGCTCTCCCGCTTAG